Proteins found in one Plasmodium gaboni strain SY75 chromosome 13, whole genome shotgun sequence genomic segment:
- a CDS encoding guanylyl cyclase beta, whose amino-acid sequence MKTQTLSLMNINGKRKFLGTNNKIYRKVIINPTSEDDIQKFCRNYFRIYNFSLYNFIRRLISFDAILVYSLFLTVYIFSEINHGETKKYLFIDTAISLFFNIILLIVIESLFELKKLKDVKNANSQYYLRIVPKMSYFEKVMTKDIKVGNIIRIFQGDEFPADVVILYVKNNANAIVDSFKIDGLFRKSIKYAVDKYKIDKDYLKMLSEINGVIRCELPNKNIFCFQGNFKLDKHPRSLLLNYQNFALQSSVLKGAEYIDAVVVYTGADTKKNLNIPQKIEENKTFCIKMNNIVYYLIFMYFFFVVLSVVIKIVFFHKKSSFQNSRDSFLSMLEDFVGLYILVLPIMMYSEKSLIYIIQSLRIENDLRMRNTESEKPKVFNKNKNDALGNVDLLATSRNGVLVKRKELLVSCVINNVMYGKKDLICSRKNFKLPTLNILDSERKSVSKLLNLDERIFKDPENIFFPTRDFCSFLKLFENKISSIYNPYSSSLSNLLKEKYKNYVNEEILNKNVKLTSFVKSQLTIGYNQICENDQLSYNCQEICEDSQKENIQSVKIEEFILGLCGCNRIIIYNEKCLDISLNEYKSDNFMETYSKFETENEEDHENDHDEYNNMEHSDDENINSIEYEDICLYNIIRNTGFSIYCYKNTLFLYNLVKECKVYFLTCYHDFLRSNKFSMCILKCGHSINNEKEGGVLYVRGYDFNILPYISKEKNNIKKIKNAIKIYTLNYLKVIILCKKQISNEDIAKYIILKSASKKLSFKFYDLIKLFFLYDLEVIGIIGLKNELKEGVKQTFNDVINFDIRSWIFANECSKDTYLTALQCNLIESSSNLFLINYYNLKNTHEEGANILFHNFISSLYKLKSNSYALVINDESIKNIMTNVESMKILLCIAMRATVVLFCKLQNETKGKIIRTLYALTRPKLTVLGIGTTLNDAYLLKYSSISVCLSLNEHVNILYNISDYVLQEFKFISELLILGRLNRFSLCKVFLWIIYLKITVVSFYFFHNFDNYFSGSSASSILYTQTTFALLHYFLIIAFSAYEIDLPYKFVRRVPYIYQLSRRKYFLNNNIILLTIIEAILISLTSYYILRLNVFHLITHREFTFHIFILNVFITTEKILLLSKTWHIYFFIMAVLIIGILFIYVNIFTLVDCIKNGKCEFSLFQMENIYFWTSLFPILYMNFIIDKLMKYIRNKIYPDISDYLRKYFLRRMFCHNNDKPLSQRKIKGINKFEKFEKNDLLLKHIPTPKIYKIKDDPTYYNKSKRSKFLYDTFRKVIDINVKYRNQQLNLEYKTYEKGNKLKLRIIVILLFVIYIIIFSSQTIIDINIKSNIHYITIFYIIYFVFSCVLLIYIRIRNKATSTFFFFLSRFLLICGFCIELYDNISNDILNVLITYSFTVSYIFFMSFKILEALLVCISILLLTFWVYYEKNKNMIDICTHFCSNPYLSINNLDHMNISCLCKKQIVIFLISLLSFTLICLSMKYYEIFYLKKKFLFRYKQKVNLAKQIEILHTMLPNFLVEYLLISDPKNDGIMVGKNISGEDRGIISVIFCDIDDFQNMVSTLQPHILVETLDNLYLYFDKCIKYFNCIKIETVFESYLAASGLSEKKNNDLDKIMYDTKCAIKLAIAQLSAKYYISYKVLDTREHFSDNSTSYDKYINKNISLKIGIHTGKAISGVIGSVKPQYALFGDTVNTASRMKSTSLPDHIHVSYDTYKYLKEDNTFVWKERKVFIKGKGKMKTYLLVDILDDIKRKGESLNYYSSSNLLLSQLGSETESIYEERENSKGGSSNISKEGIISINKSSNSNISKEHIRSINKSNSSNISKESLISINKSRSNSITGINEVQIKDKKDMVIKHNRKKNKIDSSCSKRIDKKSRDKKSDRMYHPLDEVVKHSDIHLLDYKINKKRYKKMKSDTNNENKLIGDIFNMYDKKIKYFYKKNYESNSMENRSFIKHYKNTKYKKSDYLLLDKKGESEKFKRNTSYILESPLHLIGDIVDNNMKRKKKKKEINTIVSDEMFTSPVNIKEYNYNHQKREKEIVGNLSYDKTKKIFPFIKFTKEGRIKKKIEKNKINNNNNNDNFPYNDYSSSSSLKYCDNENNFVIKYIRERKDFQKKFDHPNFNFSKFLQNYNSLKNKKKNKNKNKNIRSNGYLNYTSSTNDGVSYNFLSDSLYYSDNEYSSDSLKYDNKSLIKNKKIIKFDDLFTKIYIKKKRLLQRNNYDVRRKEKKLKNNNGMSRNKTKNINLNEKKKKFKYFVTNENGDNDNNKEDDSKSMQKCFIHISKHKKEQIEDKKKTHKCFHNNVECVYPYRDNNIHINFSRDEKRKYSINLYEHLDEQEKMKGKKKYVNKDKELLGSINKQAERKPTKKKKKNKNVENKYDKKKNRMITNKTNKKYAKSIISGDEQSSNDNNFLKKKEVNFTGKNEEYLNRTNTNLSIGLKDMEENDYEIHSNNIYYNNHIYSDDINNTIKLNNNGNDMNSISKNKGKNKLGKKISFFSLNNKYHESEIINEEDTKNISNIRESQIINKDKYNYFTHSPSLKKKKSVFTKINNLFKSYFKSIDVHEKFGFSKKFKFQTKDSEDIKGNNNKISKNRHNNNSNYGYNDSSKCSNTDSSKYSNGDSRNHHHSNNSRVTLSKGQGPENNKNVDYAYQFDNYDKKLLKKLTSNLQLNKKNVKNFNIFYYKFNDEELEEEYTRNYYREIINIDLTKKLIIIFIFTEIFLSLCNIIELSFYEKKLKYNDSIVIIWLIRSIYLFIITYIWIILKTKLKEYKNNSSKMMWTIFILNIFLCSWGIILIDLSCIHYSMLLGNKNERALFFMKDASELIICIQLIFIKNMLFKHKFFFFVFFYIFLIYSFSKLFSIHTCQTHICCSIILFISINILYFWYSEYLDRIQFLVKRKRNRMEKISQDFLTKILPRQVLEEYQNDNLQLTYKHEKIAFLFADIVGFTKWSKTVSPKEVLKLLQKLISKIDKDTIKLGLYKLFTIGDAYVATSQPNSSITDETEALEGILNILKLAKLILHNINTIKIQFNKHDFNMRIGLHYGSCVGGIIGSVRIRYDMWGLDVLIANKIESNGIPGEIICSEQFRHFFIQNEPQAKLNFWYYKSIYINDQDIKLYVIEDKNYEEDYDPKVIDYTTLLKLRQEKGLHS is encoded by the exons atgaaGACACAAACGTTGTCTTTAATG AATATAAATGGAAAGAGAAAATTTCTAGGAAcgaataataaaatatatagaaaagTCATAATAAATCCAACATCAGAAGATGatatacaaaaattttGTAGAAATTATTTcagaatatataatttctcc ttatataattttatacGAAGATTAATATCTTTTGATGCCATTCTTGTATACTCACTATTTTTGActgtttatatattttccGAAATAAATCATGGcgaaacaaaaaaatatttatttatcGATACAGctatttctttattttttaacattATCCTATTAATTGTTATAGAAAGTCTTTTTGAACTAAAAAAACTGAAAGACGTAAAAAATGCTAACTCTCAATATTACCTAAGGATAGTACCAAAAATGTCTTACTTTGAAAAg GTTATGACGAAAGATATAAAGGTTGGGAATATCATAAGAATATTTCAAGGAGATGAATTTCCAGCTGATGTGgtaattttatatgttaagAATAATGCAAATGCAATAGTTgattcttttaaaatagATGGGCTTTTTAGAAAGAGTATTAAATATGCAgttgataaatataaaa TTGATAAGGATTACCTAAAAATGTTATCCGAAATTAATGGCGTAATAAGGTGTGAATTGCccaataaaaatatattttgcTTTCAAGGGAATTTTAAGTTGGATAAACATCCACGCTCACTATTATTGAATTATCAAAACTTCGCTCTACAAT CCTCCGTTTTGAAAGGGGCAGAATATATAGACGCTGTAGTTGTATATACAGGTGCTGATACTAAGAAGAATTTGAATATTCCACAGAAGATCgaagaaaataaaacattctgcataaaaatgaataatattgtatattACTTAATATTCATGTACTTCTTTTTTGTTGTCCTAAGCGttgttataaaaatagtaTTTTTTCACAAAAAAAGCTCCTTTCAAAATTCAAGAGATTCTTTCCTTAGTATGTTGGAGGATTTTGTTGGCTTGTATATATTGGTATTGCCTATTATGATGTATTCAGAAAAGAgtttaatttatattatacaaaGTTTGAGAATAG aAAATGACCTAAGGATGAGAAACACTGAATCTGAAAAGCCCAAAgtttttaataaaaataaaaatgatgcCTTAGGTAATGTAGATTTATTAGCAACATCAAGAAATGGTGTCCTTGTAAAAAGGAAAGAACTGTTAGTATCATGTGTAATTAATAATGTTATGTATGGCAAAAAAGATTTAATATGTTCACGCAAAAATTTCAAATTACCTACATTGAATATACTAGATTCAGAAAG AAAAAGTGTTTCCAAACTTTTGAACTTGGATGAAAGGATATTCAAAGATCctgaaaatatttttttcccAACTCGCGATTTTTGCTCCTTTTTGAAATTATTcgaaaataaaatatcatCAATATATAATCCATATTCCAGTAGTTTATCAAATTTAttgaaagaaaaatataaaaattatgtgAACGAAGAAATTCTTAACAAAAATGTGAAACTAACGAGTTTTGTAAAATCTCAGCTGACTATTGGATACAATC AAATTTGTGAAAATGATCAACTCAGTTACAACTGTCAAGAAATTTGTGAAGATTCtcaaaaagaaaatatcCAATCCGTTAAGATTGAAGAGTTTATTTTAGGATTATGTGGGTGTAAtagaataattatatataatgaaaagTGCCTAGATATAAGTTTGAACGAATACAAAAGTGATAATTTTATGGAAACATATAGTAAGTTTGAAACGGAGAATGAAGAAGATCATGAAAATGATCatgatgaatataataatatggaacattcagatgatgaaaatatcAATAGTATTGAATATGAAgatatatgtttatataatattataaggAATACAGGATTCTCtatttattgttataagaatacattatttctttataatttaGTGAAAGAATGTaaagtatattttttaactTGTTATCATGATTTCTTAAGAAGTAATAAATTTTCTATGTGTATTTTAAAATGTGGACAtagtataaataatgaaaagGAAGGAGGAGTGTTATATGTACGAGGATATGATTTTAATATTCTTCCATACATATCTAAAGAGAAGAATAAcataaagaaaataaagaatgctataaaaatatataccttaaattatttaaaagttataatattatgtaaaaaacaaataagtaatgaagatatagcaaaatatattatattaaaaagtgcaagtaaaaaattatctttcaaattttatgatttgattaaattattttttttatatgatttagAAGTTATTGGAATTATAGGATTGAAAAATGAGTTAAAAGAAGGAGTCAAACAAACATTCAATGATGTAATAAATTTTGATATTAGATCGTGGATATTTGCAAATGAATGTTCAAAGGATACATATTTAACAGCTCTTCAATGTAATTTAATTGAATCATCTTCTAacttatttttaattaattattataatttaaaaaatacacaTGAAGAAGGTGctaatatattattccATAATTTTATATCGTCTTTGTATAAGTTAAAATCAAATTCTTATGCTCTAGTCATAAATGATGAGagtataaaaaatattatgacAAATGTAGAATCAATG aaaatattattatgtatagCCATGAGAGCTACTGTAGTCTTATTTTGTAAATTGCAAAATGAGACAAAAGGAAAAATTATTAGAACCTTGTATGCTTTAACAAGGCCTAAATTGACAGTCCTAGGAATAGGAACAACGTTAAATGATGCTTActtattaaaatattcatcTATAAGTGTCTGTTTAAGTTTGAATGAGCATGTAAACAtcttatataatatatcagATTATGTATTGCAAgaatttaaatttattagTGAATTGCTTATATTAGGAAGGCTAAACAGATTTTCCCTTTG CAAGGTATTTTTGTGGATAATATACCTAAAAATTACTGTTGTctcattttattttttccaCAATTTTGATAACTATTTTTCGGGATCTTCAGCATCTTCCATATTATATACCCAAACAACGTTTGCTCTTTTGCACTACTTTCTTATCATAGCATTTTCTGCCTATGAAATAGATTTACCATATAAATTTGTAAGGAGAGTAccttatatatatcagcta TCGAGAAggaaatattttttgaacaataatattatactTTTAACAATAATTGAAGCCATACTAATTTCCCTTActtcatattatatattacgATTAAATGTATTTCATTTGATTACTCATCGTGAATTTActtttcatatatttattttaaatgtttttataacCACAGAAAAAATTCTTTTACTTTCAAAAACATGgcacatatatttttttattatggCAGTTCTAATTATAGgtatattgtttatatatgttaatatatttactttAGTAGattgtataaaaaatggGAAATGTGAATTTAGTCTTTTTCAAatggaaaatatatatttctgGACATCTCTCTTTCctattttatatatgaattttatCATTGATAAGcttatgaaatatataaggaataa AATATACCCAGATATTTCAGACtatttaagaaaatattttcttcgTAGAATGTTCTGtcataataatgataaacCTTTATCACAACggaaaataaaaggaataaataaatttgaaaaatttgaaaaaaatgatttattattaaaacaCATTCCAACTCctaaaatatataagataaAAGATGATCCtacatattataacaaATCTAAGAGAAgtaaatttttatatgatacATTTAGAAAAGTTATAGATATTAATGTAAAATACAGGAATCAACAATTAAATTTagaatataaaacatatgAGAAAGGgaataaattaaaattacgtataattgtaatattattatttgttatttatattataatattttcatccCAAACAATAattgatataaatataaaatcgaatatacattatataacaatattttatattatatattttgtattttcatgtgtattattaatatatataagaataagGAATAAAGCTACTTCtacatttttcttttttttgagtagatttttattaatatgtgGATTTTGTATagaattatatgataatattagtaatgatattttaaatgtattaatTACCTATTCCTTTACAGtatcttatatattttttatgtcctttaaaatattagaaGCTCTTTTAGTATGTATAAGTATACTCTTATTAACATTTTGGGTTTATTATGAGAAGAATAAGAATATGATAGATATATGTACTCATTTTTGCAGTAATCCATATTTatcaataaataatttagatcatatgaatatatCATGTTTATGTAAAAAACAAATAGTTATCTTCCTTATAAGTTTATTAAGTTTTACTTTGATTTGTTTATCtatgaaatattatgagatattttatttgaagaaaaaattcTTATTTAGATATAAACAGAAAGTAAATCTAGCTAAACAAATTGAAATACTACATACGATGTTACCAAATTTTTTAGtagaatatttattaattagTGACCCTAAAAATGATGGTATTATGGTtggaaaaaatatatctgGTGAAGATAGAGGTATAATATCTGTAATATTTTGTGATATTGATGATTTTCAAAATATGGTATCTACATTACAACCACATATATTAGTAGAAACATTagataatttatatttatattttgataaatgtataaaatattttaattgTATTAAAATAGAAACCGTATTTGAATCATATTTAGCAGCTTCTGGATTAAgtgaaaagaaaaataatgatttaGACAAAATTATGTATGATACAAAATGTGCAATAAAATTAGCTATTGCTCAGCTTAGTGccaaatattatatatcatataaagTATTAGATACACGTGAACATTTTTCTGATAATTCTACTtcatatgataaatatataaataaaaatattagtCTCAAAATTGGGATACATACAGGAAAAGCTATAAGTGGTGTTATTGGATCTGTGAAACCACAATATGCTCTCTTTGGAGATACTGTAAATACAGCGTCAAGAATGAAATCTACTTCACTCCCTGATCATATTCATGTTTCATATGATAcgtataaatatttaaaggAAGATAACACATTTGTATGGAAAGAAAGAAAGGTTTTTATAAAAGGAAAGGGTAAAATGAAGACATATCTTCTAGTAGACATTTTAGATGACATAAAAAGGAAGGGGGAGTCcttaaattattattcatcTTCTAATTTGTTATTGTCTCAATTGGGTAGTGAAACTGAATCGATATATGAAGAAAGGGAGAATAGTAAAGGAGGTAGCAGTAATATTAGTAAGGAAGGTATTATATCTATTAATAAGTCAagtaatagtaatattaGTAAGGAACATATTAGATCTATTAATAAGTCAAATAGTAGTAATATTAGTAAGGAAAGTCTTATATCTATTAATAAGTCAAGAAGTAATTCTATTACTGGTATAAATGAAGTGCAAATAAAAGATAAGAAAGATATGGTTATTAAACATAACagaaagaaaaataaaattgatAGTTCTTGTAGTAAACGAATTGATAAAAAAAGCAGAGATAAAAAGAGTGATAGGATGTATCATCCATTGGATGAAGTTGTTAAACATTCGgatatacatttattagATTACaagataaataaaaagagatataaaaaaatgaaaagtgatacaaataatgagaataaattaataggagatatatttaacatgtatgataaaaaaataaaatatttctataaaaaaaattatgaaagTAACAGCATGGAAAATAGATcatttataaaacattataaaaatactaaatataaaaaatcaGATTATCTTCTTTTAGATAAAAAAGGCGAAAGTGAAAAGtttaaaagaaatacatcatatatattagaatCACCTTTACATTTAATAGGTGATATAgttgataataatatgaagagaaaaaagaaaaaaaaagaaataaacACAATTGTATCTGATGAAATGTTTACTTCACCTGTcaatataaaagaatataattataatcaCCAGAAAAGGGAAAAAGAAATTGTAGGAAATTTGTCATATGACAAAACAAAGAAAATATTTccttttataaaatttacCAAGGAAGGgagaataaaaaaaaaaatagaaaaaaataaaataaataataataataataatgataacTTTCCTTATAATGATTATTCATCATCTAGTAGTCTAAAATATTGtgataatgaaaataattttgtgataaaatatattagagaaagaaaagattttcaaaaaaaatttgatcatccaaattttaattttagCAAATTTTTACAGAATTATAATTCattgaaaaataaaaaaaaaaataagaacaagaataaaaatataagatCAAATGGATATCTGAATTATACATCTTCAACTAATGATGGTGTTTCTTATAATTTCTTATCAGATAGTTTGTATTATTCAGATAATGAGTATTCTTCTGattctttaaaatatgataataaaagtcttataaaaaataaaaaaattataaaatttgaTGATCTTTTTactaaaatatatataaagaaaaaacgTTTACTCCAAAGGAATAACTATGACGTAAGGagaaaggaaaaaaaattaaagaataataatggTATGTCAAgaaataaaacaaaaaatataaatcttaatgaaaaaaaaaaaaagttcAAATATTTTGTCACTAATGAAAATGGAGACAATGACaataataaagaagatGATTCAAAAAGTATGcaaaaatgttttatacatatatcaaaacataaaaaagaacaaataGAAGATAAAAAGAAGACTCATAAATGTTTTCATAATAATGTCGAATGTGTTTACCCTTATAgagataataatatacacattaatttttcaagagatgaaaaaagaaaatatagCATCAATTTATATGAACACTTAGATgaacaagaaaaaatgaaaggaaaaaaaaaatatgtcAACAAGGATAAGGAACTATTAGGATCTATTAATAAACAAGCAGAAAGGAAACCAAcgaagaaaaaaaaaaaaaacaaaaatgtggaaaataaatatgataagaaaaaaaatagaatGATTACAAACAAAACAAATAAGAAATATGCCAAGAGTATTATTAGTGGTGACGAACAAAGTagtaatgataataattttttgaaaaaaaaagaggTGAATTTTACTggaaaaaatgaagaatatttaaatagAACTAATACTAATTTGTCTATAGGCTTAAAAGATATGGAAGAAAATGATTATGAAATTcatagtaataatatatattataataaccatatatatagtgacgatataaataatacaataaagttgaataataatggaaatgatatgaatagtatatcaaaaaataagggaaaaaataaattagGTAAGAAAATTAGTTTTTTTAGtttgaataataaatatcatGAATCAGAAATTATTAATGAAGAAGATACTAAAAATATATCCAATATAAGAGAAAGCCAAATAATTAATAAggataaatataattattttacaCATAGTCCATCTcttaaaaagaaaaaaagcGTTTTCACTAAGATcaataatttatttaaaagtTATTTTAAAAGTATTGATGTGCATGAAAAATTTGGTTTTTctaaaaaatttaaattcCAAACAAAGGATTCAGAAGATATaaaaggaaataataataaaattagTAAAAATCgtcataataataatagtaacTATGGATATAATGATAGCAGTAAGTGTAGTAACACTGATAGTAGTAAGTATAGTAATGGTGATAGTAGGAACCATCATCATAGTAATAATAGTCGTGTGACCTTATCTAAAGGACAAGGGCCAgaaaacaataaaaatgtaGACTATGCATATCAATTTGATAATTACGATAAGAAGCTActaaaaaaattaacatCTAACTTacaattaaataaaaagaatgtgaaaaattttaacatattttattataaattcaATGATGAAGAACTAGAAGAAGAATATACTAGAAATTATTATAGagaaataattaatattgatttaacaaaaaaattaattataatatttatatttacagaaatatttttaagtttatgtaatataatagaattatcattttatgaaaagaagttaaaatataatgattcAATAGTTATAATATGGCTTATTAGatcaatatatttatttataataacatatatatggataatattaaaaacgaaattaaaagaatataaaaataattcaagTAAAATGATGTGGactatatttatattaaatatatttttatgttctTGGGGCATTATATTAATAGATTTATCATGTATACATTATAGTATGTTATtaggaaataaaaatgaaagagcattattttttatgaaagATGCAAGTGAActtataatatgtattcaattaatatttataaaaaatatgttatttaaacataaatttttttttttcgtatttttttatatattccttatttattcatttagTAAATTATTTAGTATACACACATGTCAAACACATATATGTTGTagtattattttatttatatctataaaTATCCTTTATTTTTGGTATTCAGAATATTTAGATAGAATACAATTCTTAGTTAAAAGAAAGAGAAATAGAATGGAGAAAATATCACAGGATTTCTTAACAAAAATATTGCCTAGACAAGTTCTAGAAGAATATCAAAACGATAATTTACAATTAACATATAAACATGAAAAAATCGCATTCTTATTTGCAGATATTGTTGGATTTACAAAATGGAGTAAAACAGTATCTCCTAAGGAGGTCTTGAAATTACtacaaaaattaatatCTAAAATTGATAAAGATACAATTAAATTAggtttatataaattattcaCAATTGGGGATGCTTATGTAGCAACTAGTCAGCCAAATTCATCTATAACTGATGAAACTGAAGCATTAGAAGgaatattaaatatattgaagCTAGCGAAACTTATCctacataatattaatacTATTAAAATACAATTCAATAAACATGACTTTAATATGAGAATAGGTTTACATTATGGCTCATGTGTTGGTGGTATTATAGGTTCTGTAAGAATAAGATATGATATGTGGGGTCTGGATGTTCTTATAGCTAATAAGATAGAATCGAATGGAATACCTGGAGAAATAATTTGTTCTGAACAATTTAGGCATTTCTTCATACAAAATGAACCACAGGc GAAACTTAACTTTTGGTACTACAAaagcatatatataaatgacCAGGATATAAAACTATATGTTATTGaagataaaaattatgaagaAGATTATGATCCAAAAGTTATAGACTATACAACGTTATTGAAATTACGTCAAGAAAAGGGATTACATTCGTAA